ACGAACGCCTGGCCCTGTCGGTCAAACGGTTGGCCCCCGGGCCCTACCGTTTCCTCCGCCGGATGATCGAACCCCGGCAGAAGTCCACTCACTTCGGTCAGGTCTTGCCGATCGAGGATGTGGAGACGGTCATCGACCTGGTCGGCTCGGTGACCCGGCTGACCTGCGTCTGCCGCAAGGTGACCACCGGCAAGGAACGGCGTTACTGCTTCGCCCTAGGGGCGGACATCGGCCACCTCCTCGACCCCTACCCGAGCTACAAGGCGGGCCTGGAAGTGCTCAGCCCGGGCGAGGCCAAAGACGCCGCCCGGCGCCTTGACCATGAGGGCGAGGTCCACACGGTGTGGACGATGCTGACCCCCTTCATCGGGGCCGTCTGCAACTGCGACGGGGATTGCCTGGCCGTTCGGGCCCAGCACTCGCTGGACCTGGCCACGGTGATGTTCAAGGCCGAGTATGTCGCCGCGGTGGACCGGGACCTCTGCCTGGACTGCGGGGAGTGCCGCCGGGTCTGCCCCTTCGGGGCCATCGGTCGCGACACCCGAGGCCCGGTGGTTAACAAGTCCGTCTGTTACGGGTGCGGCCTGTGCCGGGCCGCGTGCGAGGCGAGGGCCATCACCCTAGCTGGCCGGACTTCAGGGCTCGGATGAGGGTTCAGGAGGAATTGGCAGCTCTGCGAAGAAACCAGCGGCTCGGGTGATCATTGCGCCGAAGGGCGCCGAAGTGAGGTCCAAGTGATGTCGTCGAGAGAGTCCAACAGACCAGGTGATTTCCCCAGTCTCGGCCCGGTCCTGATCCTCGGGGCCGGCGACCTGGCCACCGGCGTCGCCTACCGGCTCTACCGAGCCGGCTTTCCCATCTTCATGACCGAGCTGCCCGAGCCCCTGGCGGTCCGCCGCACCGTGGCCTTTTCCGAGTGTGTCTTTCGAGGCAGTGTGGTCGTGGAAGGGGTCAAGGCGGTGAGGGTCGAGTCGGCCGAGGAGGCCCTCTGGACGACGCGGGCCCCGGGGATGAACGGGGTCATCCCGGTCATCGTCGACCCGGAAGGCGCGGCCCAGCAAGCCATCGGCGCGCCGGTCATGATCGACGCCAGGATGAGCAAGCGCAAGAACCTGGGCACGACCATAACCGACGCCCAGGTGGTCATCGGGCTGGGGCCGGGGTTCGAGGCCGGCGTCGATTGTCACGCCGTCGTGGAGACGGCCCGCGGGCACTACCTCGGCCAGGTCATCTATCACGGCTCGGCCCAGCGCTTTAACGGGCAGCCCGGCTCGGTCCGCGGCCACAGCCTCGAGCGCGTCTTGCGCGCCCCCCAGGACGGCATTTTTCGGACTTTCGTCGAACTGGGCAGCCGGGTCGAGGCCGATCAGGTGGTGGCCATGGTCGCCCCGCCTGAAGCGGCGATTGCGATGGTGGCCGGCGCCGCTCCGATTCCCATTCACGCGGCCATTTCTGGCATCGTCCGGGGACTCCTCCGCGAGGGGGCGCCGGTCAAGGAAGAGCAGAAGGTGGGGGACATCGACCCGCGCTTCGACCCCGAAGCCCTGAACTACATCTCCGACAAGGCCAGGGCGGTGGCGGGCGGGGCCCTCGAGGCCGTCACCT
The sequence above is drawn from the Bacillota bacterium genome and encodes:
- a CDS encoding 4Fe-4S binding protein yields the protein GEGKKWYENMANYSRELLEDPRRQRYIREFFGRVERDHPRNERLALSVKRLAPGPYRFLRRMIEPRQKSTHFGQVLPIEDVETVIDLVGSVTRLTCVCRKVTTGKERRYCFALGADIGHLLDPYPSYKAGLEVLSPGEAKDAARRLDHEGEVHTVWTMLTPFIGAVCNCDGDCLAVRAQHSLDLATVMFKAEYVAAVDRDLCLDCGECRRVCPFGAIGRDTRGPVVNKSVCYGCGLCRAACEARAITLAGRTSGLG
- the yqeB gene encoding selenium-dependent molybdenum cofactor biosynthesis protein YqeB — translated: MSSRESNRPGDFPSLGPVLILGAGDLATGVAYRLYRAGFPIFMTELPEPLAVRRTVAFSECVFRGSVVVEGVKAVRVESAEEALWTTRAPGMNGVIPVIVDPEGAAQQAIGAPVMIDARMSKRKNLGTTITDAQVVIGLGPGFEAGVDCHAVVETARGHYLGQVIYHGSAQRFNGQPGSVRGHSLERVLRAPQDGIFRTFVELGSRVEADQVVAMVAPPEAAIAMVAGAAPIPIHAAISGIVRGLLREGAPVKEEQKVGDIDPRFDPEALNYISDKARAVAGGALEAVTCLLWGRPPA